A stretch of Spirosoma oryzicola DNA encodes these proteins:
- a CDS encoding alpha/beta hydrolase family protein has protein sequence MNTRSILVVFTLLLITVRQLIAQSPGDTLINGDLLPNAPELAARGSYKVGVRTIKLVHPAQVDVLHGNAGKHPLYDRPLTVELWYPARVPGDKQPTVTYESTLGRSNDPKRPLVPFTFQGRAARDAQPDPSGGAYPLVIVSHGYPGSRLLLTYLTENLASKGYVVAAIDHTESTYGDLAAFPSTLLNRALDDKFVLDEMARLAGKTSKSFLSGLLNADNTALIGYSMGGYGVLNAAGAGYSPQALKLFGQMSGGSTALEVRTQASPAYKASLDPRIKAVVAFAPWGMERGVWDADGLAGLRLPTLLVAGSKDDVSGYEKGVKAIYDGAVNADRYMLTYINARHNVAPNPPPSASMRPGVSADEYMHYAEPAWNERRINNINQHFVTAFLGIHLKGMDYKKYLDLPEGDTAEGWTGFKPRMAVGLEMRHAKP, from the coding sequence ATGAACACCCGCTCCATTCTCGTTGTCTTCACCTTACTGCTGATAACAGTCAGACAACTAATCGCCCAGTCGCCGGGTGATACGCTCATCAATGGCGATTTGCTACCGAACGCTCCTGAACTGGCTGCCCGAGGGAGCTACAAAGTTGGAGTGCGGACGATCAAACTGGTTCACCCAGCCCAGGTTGATGTACTCCACGGAAACGCAGGTAAACATCCACTCTATGACCGCCCGTTGACGGTTGAACTATGGTATCCAGCGCGGGTGCCGGGTGATAAACAGCCGACCGTTACCTACGAGTCCACCCTGGGCCGGTCCAATGATCCGAAACGACCACTTGTTCCGTTCACTTTCCAGGGTCGGGCCGCTCGCGATGCGCAGCCGGACCCCAGCGGGGGCGCTTATCCGCTGGTGATTGTGTCGCACGGCTACCCCGGCTCGCGGTTACTGTTGACTTATCTAACCGAAAATTTGGCTTCCAAAGGCTACGTCGTTGCGGCCATCGATCATACCGAATCAACCTACGGCGATTTGGCGGCCTTTCCCAGCACATTGCTGAACCGTGCTCTCGACGACAAGTTTGTGCTTGACGAGATGGCCCGGCTAGCGGGCAAAACCAGCAAGAGTTTTCTGTCGGGCTTGCTCAACGCCGATAATACAGCGTTGATTGGGTACTCGATGGGTGGATATGGTGTACTAAACGCAGCCGGAGCCGGGTACAGTCCACAGGCATTGAAGCTATTCGGGCAGATGAGCGGAGGCAGTACGGCGCTGGAGGTTCGTACGCAGGCTTCACCCGCTTACAAAGCGTCGCTGGACCCTCGCATCAAGGCTGTCGTTGCGTTTGCCCCCTGGGGTATGGAACGTGGGGTTTGGGATGCCGACGGTCTGGCGGGTTTAAGGCTGCCTACCCTGCTGGTAGCTGGCAGCAAAGATGATGTATCTGGGTACGAAAAAGGCGTCAAAGCGATTTACGATGGTGCTGTCAACGCAGACCGGTACATGCTGACCTACATCAACGCCCGGCATAATGTAGCGCCTAATCCGCCCCCATCAGCCTCGATGCGACCCGGCGTGTCAGCGGATGAATACATGCATTATGCCGAGCCAGCCTGGAACGAGCGTCGGATCAATAACATCAATCAGCATTTCGTAACGGCTTTTCTGGGTATTCACCTCAAGGGTATGGACTATAAGAAGTATTTGGATCTACCAGAAGGCGACACGGCTGAGGGATGGACCGGTTTTAAACCTCGTATGGCCGTAGGGCTAGAAATGCGTCATGCCAAACCGTAG